A genomic segment from Diospyros lotus cultivar Yz01 chromosome 5, ASM1463336v1, whole genome shotgun sequence encodes:
- the LOC127802495 gene encoding nuclear transcription factor Y subunit B-4-like, which translates to MAEEYDSLLPIANVGRIMKKILPPSAKVSKEAKETMQECASEFVSFVTGEAADKCHKENRKTVNGDDICWALSSLGFDNYAGAIVRYLHKYREFERERAAAAAEASNQINKATTTTTTTTTSQQDCTDHKAASSSSEDDQHDQLEFFSVLQKGVTSSSKSSSNPEPNYQ; encoded by the coding sequence ATGGCTGAGGAGTATGATAGCTTGCTGCCCATTGCCAACGTGGGTCGGATCATGAAGAAAATCTTGCCACCAAGTGCCAAGGTTTCCAAAGAAGCCAAGGAGACGATGCAAGAATGTGCATCTGAATTTGTAAGTTTTGTCACCGGGGAGGCAGCTGACAAGTGTCACAAGGAGAACCGCAAGACGGTGAATGGAGACGACATCTGTTGGGCTCTCAGCTCGCTAGGGTTTGATAACTACGCCGGGGCAATTGTCAGGTACTTGCATAAATACAGGGAgtttgaaagagagagagcagcagcagcagcagaagcATCAAACCAAATTAACAAAGCCACTacaactactactactactactactagcCAACAAGACTGCACAGATCATAAGGCCGCCTCATCAAGCTCTGAAGATGATCAACATGATCAATTGGAGTTCTTCAGTGTTCTCCAAAAGGGAGTTACTTCCTCCTCAAAGTCTTCTTCAAATCCTGAACCTAACTACCAATAA